In Armatimonadota bacterium, a genomic segment contains:
- a CDS encoding cytochrome c maturation protein CcmE yields MNRLPYIIGTLVILGFGCLGVREMTAARAPYMTRVSEVRASNGKPVQFIGKILSGKVRYSDSNGSLLFTLADDKGDKLKVSYKGVKPANFDTSPKALVRGKFTGGEFIADQVLIKCPSRYR; encoded by the coding sequence TTGAACAGACTCCCATACATAATCGGCACGCTTGTAATATTGGGATTCGGGTGTCTTGGAGTCAGGGAGATGACGGCTGCCCGCGCTCCTTATATGACCCGTGTATCCGAAGTGCGGGCATCAAACGGCAAACCCGTGCAGTTCATAGGTAAAATCTTGTCGGGCAAGGTCCGTTATTCCGATTCCAACGGCAGTCTGCTCTTCACACTTGCCGATGATAAGGGCGATAAGCTTAAAGTCAGCTATAAGGGCGTTAAACCCGCCAATTTCGATACGTCTCCAAAGGCGCTTGTACGAGGAAAATTTACCGGCGGCGAGTTTATCGCCGACCAGGTCCTTATCAAGTGCCCGTCCAGATATAGATGA
- a CDS encoding heme exporter protein CcmB, with protein MKSIGRQAGLLHYARSAWAVLCKDMTCELRARHALGAVLLFAVTSTVAVSFTSSVWGGDASVSSALLWLIIYFSAMSGLSRSFVHEGETFTSGTLKLAARPNAVYLGKLVFNWSVLIAMEIVCVPLFAVFMNCYVSDWGMLIALLIVGGLALSAGATMAAAMVARASVKGALFAVVSFPLLIPALALAVHGSSIAIGGHSAMSDLKLLIYYSITVITVSLMLFRFIWED; from the coding sequence ATGAAATCGATTGGGCGGCAGGCAGGTCTGCTTCACTATGCAAGGTCGGCATGGGCAGTGTTGTGCAAAGACATGACCTGTGAACTGCGCGCACGCCATGCTCTAGGTGCGGTGCTTCTATTTGCGGTCACAAGCACGGTGGCTGTGTCGTTCACGTCGAGTGTGTGGGGTGGCGACGCGTCGGTCTCATCAGCGCTGTTATGGCTGATAATATACTTTTCGGCGATGTCCGGTTTGAGCAGGTCATTTGTGCATGAGGGCGAAACATTTACATCCGGCACTCTTAAGCTTGCCGCGAGACCAAATGCGGTCTATCTGGGCAAGCTGGTATTCAACTGGTCTGTTTTGATCGCGATGGAGATTGTGTGCGTGCCTCTATTCGCGGTTTTTATGAACTGCTATGTGTCGGATTGGGGCATGTTGATCGCTCTGCTGATAGTCGGAGGGTTGGCGCTGAGCGCCGGCGCTACAATGGCTGCCGCAATGGTCGCGCGTGCATCGGTAAAGGGAGCGTTATTCGCAGTTGTTAGTTTTCCGCTGCTCATCCCGGCGCTGGCTCTGGCGGTCCATGGGTCAAGTATTGCAATAGGCGGCCACAGCGCCATGAGCGATTTGAAATTGCTTATATACTATAGCATCACAGTCATCACTGTGAGTCTAATGTTGTTCAGGTTTATATGGGAAGATTAG
- the ccsA gene encoding cytochrome c biogenesis protein CcsA, which yields MGRLDSKTQSSPAILIGWIVWTLAVIVGVIVYVPPAIGFADPGAARIVVFHVPCAMLAVAAYVISTIYAIAYLAKGRVDLDIKSSVSAGLGFAFTVLATLSGMIFAKLEWGAAWNWDPRETTILMLLIVYAAYFALRSAIPGKSARARVGAVYNILACAVMPYLVFVLPRILGGLHPTDTLSGGGISSEYLVAMLAASMSAAWLYLWVFWAQVGKLIARGKN from the coding sequence ATGGGAAGATTAGACAGTAAAACTCAATCAAGTCCGGCAATTCTGATAGGGTGGATAGTATGGACGCTGGCTGTGATAGTTGGCGTGATAGTATACGTCCCGCCTGCGATTGGCTTTGCGGACCCAGGCGCTGCTCGGATTGTCGTCTTTCATGTGCCATGCGCAATGCTTGCCGTAGCCGCCTATGTGATTTCCACTATTTACGCTATAGCTTATCTCGCGAAGGGCAGGGTTGACCTTGATATAAAGTCATCAGTTTCAGCCGGACTTGGGTTTGCATTTACTGTGCTTGCGACCCTGAGCGGGATGATATTCGCCAAACTGGAATGGGGCGCCGCATGGAACTGGGACCCTCGCGAAACGACTATTCTCATGCTGCTGATCGTATATGCGGCATATTTTGCGCTCAGAAGCGCAATCCCCGGCAAGTCTGCACGGGCAAGAGTAGGGGCGGTATATAACATTCTTGCGTGCGCCGTGATGCCGTATCTCGTGTTCGTGCTTCCAAGGATACTCGGCGGACTGCACCCTACGGATACGCTCTCAGGCGGAGGCATTTCGTCTGAATATCTTGTAGCAATGTTGGCTGCGTCGATGAGCGCAGCCTGGCTATATTTATGGGTCTTTTGGGCTCAAGTCGGTAAGCTGATCGCGAGAGGCAAGAATTGA